From the genome of Blautia pseudococcoides, one region includes:
- a CDS encoding trimethylamine corrinoid protein 2: protein MMYKENWEQTREKFKNYWKQQNTGRPLMCVIARKPEIEPYSQGKPVEGGCRDVICQGKYYNLPEELKWKDMDDKYLDADRVVARYRQFCETHEFLGESFPNLDVDFGPGSLAAYLGSDIGFKEDTVWFKSCLEDWEDVPEFKYDPDSKWFQKHLEFVKRCKELVGDDFLIDMPDLMENIDVLASLRGAQDILYDMIDEPEIIEERVKQIEKIYYEYYDRFYEIIKDPQGGNAYTVFQIWGPGRTVKLQCDFSAMMSPTNFRDFILEPLRNQAAKADQVLYHLDGPDAIKHLDAVLEVEGISALQWTSGDAGPDGTLEDWDVIYDKARAAGKSLWIKVYSGEFEDWIKNVDRIVQKYGSHSLFLLFPEMSMEQAQTLLAYADEHWSDVKGTFGN from the coding sequence ATGATGTATAAGGAGAACTGGGAACAGACCCGGGAGAAATTTAAAAATTACTGGAAACAGCAGAACACAGGAAGGCCGCTCATGTGCGTGATCGCAAGAAAGCCAGAGATTGAGCCGTATTCCCAAGGAAAACCGGTGGAGGGCGGCTGCCGTGACGTCATCTGCCAGGGGAAATACTATAACCTGCCGGAAGAATTAAAGTGGAAGGACATGGATGACAAGTATTTGGATGCGGACAGAGTGGTTGCAAGGTATCGTCAATTCTGCGAAACCCATGAATTTTTAGGAGAAAGCTTCCCGAATCTGGACGTGGATTTCGGCCCCGGCTCCCTGGCGGCATATCTTGGCTCGGATATTGGATTTAAGGAGGACACGGTATGGTTCAAATCCTGCCTGGAGGATTGGGAGGATGTGCCGGAATTTAAGTATGACCCGGACAGCAAATGGTTTCAAAAGCATCTGGAATTTGTGAAGCGGTGCAAAGAACTGGTTGGGGATGATTTCCTGATCGACATGCCGGATCTGATGGAAAATATAGATGTGCTGGCATCTCTGCGGGGTGCACAGGATATACTGTACGATATGATCGACGAACCGGAGATCATTGAGGAGAGAGTAAAACAGATAGAGAAAATTTACTATGAATATTATGACAGATTTTATGAGATCATCAAGGATCCCCAGGGGGGGAATGCCTATACCGTATTCCAGATTTGGGGGCCGGGCCGGACGGTAAAACTGCAATGTGATTTTTCAGCCATGATGTCTCCCACAAATTTCAGGGATTTTATCCTGGAGCCGCTGAGAAACCAGGCAGCAAAGGCAGACCAGGTGCTCTATCATCTGGACGGACCGGATGCCATCAAACATCTGGACGCTGTTTTGGAGGTGGAAGGCATTTCTGCCCTCCAGTGGACCAGCGGCGATGCAGGCCCGGACGGAACACTTGAGGATTGGGATGTTATTTACGATAAAGCAAGGGCAGCAGGAAAATCCTTGTGGATCAAGGTTTATTCCGGAGAGTTTGAGGACTGGATAAAAAATGTAGACAGAATTGTACAGAAATACGGCTCCCACAGCCTTTTCCTCCTCTTCCCGGAGATGTCTATGGAACAGGCACAGACACTGCTGGCTTACGCGGATGAACACTGGAGTGATGTAAAGGGCACATTTGGCAATTGA
- the xdhA gene encoding xanthine dehydrogenase subunit XdhA — translation MGVGSSMNRVDAWEKVTGQAKYTADLMPQNLYTAKVVHSTIGNGWVKSFDLEDALKVPGVIKIVTCFDVPDIQFPTPGHPWSVEKAHQDIKDRKLLNRRVRMYGDDIAAVIAEDEIAARRAADKIKVEYEEYPVILDPEASMKEGAPLLHEEKPGNVIAHTGFVLGDESFEEAVKEQGLTIIEKEYRTQPVQHCHIEVPVSYAYMEKGRIVIVTSTQIPHIVRRVVSQALGIPVGQIRVIKPYIGGGFGNKQDVLYEPLNAFLCTQTGGHGVRLELSREETLGCTRVRHAFTWKIKGAVREDGTLVARKYVAYSNQGAYASHAHAIAANAANIFKQLYRDEKVLESDSYTVYTNLMTGGAMRGYGIPQGDFVTECVADDLAHAVGMDPLAFRLKNCVKEGYIDPHLGIAFHSYGLKACIEKGKDYIRWEEKRKTYEKQSGPVRRGVGMAIFNYKTGVYPISLETSSCRMVLNQDGSMQLFMGATEIGQGADTVFTQMAAEVTGITEDRIHIETVQDTDTTPFDTGAYASRQTYVSGKAVKKTGELFKQRILEYAAFKLKLPKEDGPAAAAEDSGTSGKSTETTAWKMLNIKEDQVIDKASGEVLLSLAELAEEALYSLEKSVHITAETTSHCKENSFASGVCFAEVEVDMPLGRIRVLDIINVHDSGKLINPGLARAQVHGGMSMGMGYALSEELLVDGKTGRPLNANLLDYKIPTAMDTPGLHMDFVELDDPTGPFGNKALGEPPAIPVAPAIRNAVLHATGIPFDSLPLSPQKLVERFLKEGLIGGEKGAVKGGGTHV, via the coding sequence ATGGGAGTTGGCAGTTCAATGAATCGTGTGGACGCCTGGGAGAAGGTCACGGGTCAGGCGAAATACACGGCAGATTTGATGCCGCAGAATTTGTATACGGCAAAAGTGGTGCACAGCACCATTGGGAACGGATGGGTAAAAAGTTTTGATCTGGAGGATGCTTTGAAGGTACCCGGTGTGATAAAGATCGTCACCTGTTTTGATGTGCCGGATATCCAGTTTCCCACACCGGGGCACCCCTGGTCCGTGGAGAAGGCGCACCAGGATATCAAGGACAGAAAGCTGTTAAACCGACGGGTTCGCATGTACGGGGATGATATTGCGGCTGTCATCGCGGAGGATGAGATCGCAGCCAGGCGGGCAGCGGATAAGATCAAAGTGGAGTATGAAGAATACCCGGTGATTTTGGATCCGGAGGCATCCATGAAAGAGGGCGCGCCTCTTCTGCATGAGGAGAAGCCGGGAAACGTGATCGCACACACCGGTTTTGTGCTGGGAGACGAAAGCTTTGAAGAGGCTGTAAAAGAGCAAGGTCTGACCATAATAGAAAAGGAATACAGAACCCAGCCGGTTCAGCACTGCCATATAGAGGTGCCGGTTTCCTATGCCTATATGGAGAAAGGGCGGATCGTTATTGTGACCTCCACCCAAATCCCCCATATTGTGAGACGGGTGGTCAGTCAGGCTCTTGGGATCCCCGTCGGTCAGATCCGGGTGATAAAGCCTTATATAGGAGGCGGTTTCGGCAACAAGCAGGATGTGCTTTACGAGCCTCTGAACGCATTTTTATGTACCCAGACAGGCGGTCACGGCGTCAGGCTGGAACTGTCCAGGGAGGAGACCCTTGGCTGTACCCGTGTGCGCCATGCATTTACCTGGAAGATCAAGGGTGCAGTGCGGGAAGACGGCACACTGGTAGCACGGAAATATGTGGCATATTCCAACCAGGGTGCATATGCATCCCATGCCCACGCCATTGCAGCCAACGCGGCCAATATTTTTAAACAGCTTTACCGGGATGAGAAGGTTCTGGAATCTGACAGCTACACGGTCTACACAAACCTGATGACAGGCGGAGCCATGCGGGGATACGGGATTCCGCAGGGGGATTTTGTGACCGAGTGTGTGGCGGATGATCTCGCCCATGCAGTGGGCATGGATCCTCTGGCATTCCGGCTGAAAAATTGTGTGAAAGAGGGATACATTGACCCTCATCTGGGCATTGCGTTCCATTCTTACGGACTGAAAGCCTGTATTGAAAAGGGAAAGGACTATATCCGCTGGGAGGAGAAAAGGAAGACTTATGAAAAGCAGTCCGGGCCTGTGAGAAGAGGCGTGGGGATGGCGATTTTCAATTATAAGACAGGGGTTTATCCCATCTCCCTTGAGACTTCATCCTGCCGTATGGTCCTGAATCAGGACGGTTCCATGCAGCTTTTCATGGGGGCGACAGAAATCGGTCAGGGTGCTGATACGGTGTTTACCCAGATGGCGGCAGAGGTCACCGGGATCACGGAGGACAGGATACATATTGAGACCGTGCAGGATACGGATACCACACCTTTCGACACGGGGGCCTATGCTTCCAGACAGACATATGTGAGCGGAAAAGCGGTTAAAAAGACAGGTGAATTGTTCAAACAGAGAATACTGGAATATGCGGCATTTAAATTGAAACTGCCAAAAGAAGATGGGCCGGCAGCCGCAGCGGAGGATTCTGGAACATCCGGCAAAAGTACAGAGACTACGGCCTGGAAGATGCTGAATATAAAGGAAGATCAGGTAATTGACAAAGCTTCGGGGGAGGTCCTGCTTTCCCTTGCGGAACTGGCGGAAGAAGCGCTTTACAGCCTGGAAAAATCGGTGCATATCACGGCGGAGACCACCAGCCACTGCAAAGAAAATTCCTTTGCTTCAGGCGTCTGTTTTGCAGAGGTGGAAGTGGATATGCCGCTTGGCAGAATCCGGGTGCTGGATATTATCAATGTGCACGACAGCGGGAAACTGATAAATCCCGGCCTTGCCAGAGCCCAGGTACACGGAGGGATGAGCATGGGCATGGGGTATGCCCTGAGTGAAGAACTGCTGGTGGACGGGAAGACAGGAAGACCGCTGAATGCCAACCTGCTGGACTATAAGATACCCACAGCCATGGATACCCCCGGGCTGCATATGGATTTTGTGGAATTAGATGACCCTACAGGTCCTTTCGGAAACAAAGCCCTGGGTGAACCGCCGGCTATTCCGGTGGCTCCGGCTATCAGGAATGCAGTGCTTCATGCCACGGGGATCCCTTTTGATTCCCTGCCTCTGTCACCCCAGAAACTGGTGGAACGGTTTCTGAAAGAGGGGCTGATCGGGGGAGAAAAGGGTGCTGTGAAAGGGGGCGGGACACATGTATGA
- a CDS encoding carbohydrate ABC transporter permease: MMNNKTKKMIYSILKNILSWIISLIMLIPLFLIIINAFKSDAEAMTMTLKLPTEWVFTNFAVVIEKGKLLTSFFNSMLYACSATLITVFLAAMAAYVFSRRSGKGNQALYMYMVLGIVIPINYVALMKVMQITHLNNTSIGIILLYVAVQLPFMVFLIYGFVGKVPVELDEAAVIDGCGPGRLFFKIVLPMLKPAMVTAGVLCFLNDWNEFVMPLYFLNSSTKWPMTLAVYNFFGQFQKSWNLICADILLTCAPVIIMYLVCQKYIVGGQTAGAVKG; the protein is encoded by the coding sequence ATGATGAACAACAAGACAAAGAAAATGATTTACAGTATACTGAAAAATATTTTGTCATGGATCATTTCCCTGATCATGCTCATTCCGCTGTTTCTGATCATCATCAACGCATTCAAATCAGATGCGGAGGCCATGACTATGACCTTAAAGCTTCCCACCGAGTGGGTATTTACCAACTTTGCAGTGGTCATTGAAAAGGGAAAGCTTCTTACCAGCTTTTTTAACAGTATGCTGTATGCGTGCAGCGCAACGCTCATCACGGTATTTCTGGCAGCCATGGCAGCTTATGTTTTCTCCAGAAGAAGCGGCAAGGGCAATCAGGCTCTTTACATGTACATGGTATTGGGGATCGTGATTCCGATCAACTATGTGGCACTCATGAAAGTCATGCAGATTACACACCTGAACAATACCAGTATTGGGATCATCCTGCTGTATGTGGCGGTGCAGCTTCCGTTTATGGTCTTCCTCATATACGGATTTGTAGGCAAGGTACCTGTGGAGCTGGATGAGGCGGCTGTCATAGACGGGTGCGGGCCGGGAAGGCTGTTTTTCAAAATCGTGCTTCCCATGCTGAAACCGGCAATGGTGACTGCAGGTGTCCTGTGTTTTTTGAACGACTGGAATGAGTTTGTAATGCCCTTGTATTTCCTGAATTCTTCCACAAAATGGCCGATGACACTGGCGGTTTATAACTTTTTCGGACAGTTCCAGAAGAGCTGGAACCTGATCTGCGCTGACATTCTGCTGACCTGTGCGCCGGTTATCATCATGTATCTGGTATGTCAGAAATACATTGTGGGCGGACAGACGGCCGGAGCTGTCAAAGGCTGA
- a CDS encoding carbohydrate ABC transporter permease: MKKSKIYPWYFALGALLIYSALYVLPGLVGIGYSFTDWSSYSTEVHFVGLENFRQILGSSENYMKYIGNTLLFTVVTTVMKTGLALIFALALSKDIKLKNFHRGVMYMPSVLSILIIGLVFTSILNPKTGLLNEFLRTIGMEGMTQKWLTDPKIAFFSVMGVDVWRGTGYIMTILIVGILSISTTYYEAAGIDGAGGFKKFTKITLPLLRPTLAVTLVLNVLYGLKVFDMVYALTNGGPGHTTEVMYTAVFKQFSQGMYAVGTTISSIMFVFMVIIGFFMIRVLTGNEVKE; encoded by the coding sequence GTGAAAAAGTCAAAAATTTATCCATGGTATTTTGCCCTTGGAGCCTTACTTATTTATTCAGCGCTTTATGTGCTGCCCGGACTGGTCGGTATCGGGTATTCTTTTACAGACTGGTCATCCTATTCCACGGAAGTGCATTTCGTAGGGCTGGAGAATTTCAGGCAGATTCTGGGAAGCAGTGAAAACTATATGAAGTACATAGGAAACACGCTTTTATTTACAGTTGTGACTACAGTGATGAAGACAGGCCTGGCGCTTATATTTGCATTGGCCCTCTCAAAAGACATCAAACTGAAAAATTTCCACAGAGGTGTTATGTACATGCCCTCTGTACTCTCTATCCTGATCATTGGCCTTGTGTTTACTTCCATCCTCAATCCCAAGACAGGGCTTCTCAATGAATTTCTGAGGACTATCGGTATGGAGGGGATGACCCAGAAATGGCTCACAGACCCTAAGATCGCATTTTTCTCTGTTATGGGCGTGGATGTCTGGAGAGGGACCGGGTATATTATGACCATCCTGATCGTGGGTATTTTATCCATATCCACTACCTATTACGAGGCTGCAGGCATTGACGGGGCAGGCGGATTTAAGAAGTTCACAAAAATCACTCTGCCGCTGCTTAGGCCTACACTGGCAGTCACTCTTGTGCTGAATGTGCTGTATGGCCTGAAGGTTTTCGATATGGTGTATGCCCTGACAAACGGAGGACCGGGCCACACTACAGAGGTGATGTACACAGCAGTGTTCAAACAGTTCTCCCAGGGTATGTACGCGGTGGGAACCACGATCAGCTCCATTATGTTCGTATTTATGGTGATCATCGGGTTCTTTATGATCCGGGTGCTCACCGGAAATGAGGTGAAAGAATGA
- the xdhC gene encoding xanthine dehydrogenase subunit XdhC, whose amino-acid sequence MLKIITMTVNGKETELAVDDREALLDTLRNRLALTSVKRGCEVGECGACTVLVDGEAIDSCIYLTMWAEGKHIMTVEGLKGRDGELSPIQRAFVEEAAVQCGFCTPGLIMSAVEIVGTGKRYSREELKKLISGHLCRCTGYENILNAMERIVEETYRTVNSNRI is encoded by the coding sequence ATGCTTAAGATCATAACCATGACGGTCAACGGCAAGGAGACAGAACTGGCTGTTGATGACAGGGAAGCACTTCTGGATACACTGAGAAACCGGCTGGCACTTACCAGTGTAAAACGGGGCTGTGAAGTGGGGGAGTGCGGAGCCTGTACCGTTTTAGTGGATGGAGAGGCAATTGATTCCTGTATTTATCTGACCATGTGGGCAGAGGGAAAGCATATCATGACGGTTGAGGGCTTAAAGGGCAGAGACGGGGAGCTTTCCCCCATCCAGAGAGCTTTTGTGGAGGAGGCGGCAGTCCAGTGCGGCTTCTGCACGCCGGGTCTCATTATGAGCGCTGTGGAGATCGTGGGAACAGGGAAAAGATACAGCAGAGAGGAACTGAAAAAGCTCATATCCGGTCATCTGTGCCGCTGTACAGGATATGAAAATATTCTGAATGCCATGGAACGGATCGTGGAGGAGACTTACCGGACAGTGAACAGTAACAGAATTTAA
- the xdhB gene encoding xanthine dehydrogenase subunit XdhB, translating to MYDIEKYYQARDVKDAVRALEADRDAVVISGGSDVLIKIREGKLAGCSLVSIHGIPALNGVRMEGDGTVVIGPATTFSHLTYDPVIRQYIPALGWAVDQVGGPQIRNIGTIGGNVCNGVTSADSAAVLFTLNAVLELTGEEGTRKVPVTEFYTGPGRTVREHAEILTAIKITRENYEGFYGHYTKYGKRNAMEIATLGCAVHVKLSEDKKQMEDFRLGFGVAAPTPIRCYQTEKRVKGMDITNPELYERIREGAVSEVTPRSSWRASREFRLQLVRELSVRTAKEAIEKAAGGEADA from the coding sequence ATGTATGACATTGAAAAATATTATCAGGCCAGAGATGTAAAAGACGCTGTGAGAGCGCTTGAGGCAGATAGGGATGCCGTAGTGATCTCCGGCGGAAGTGATGTGCTGATCAAAATCAGGGAAGGAAAACTTGCCGGCTGTTCACTTGTGAGTATCCATGGGATTCCGGCTCTGAATGGGGTCAGGATGGAGGGGGACGGGACCGTTGTGATTGGTCCTGCCACCACATTTTCCCACCTCACCTATGACCCTGTCATCCGGCAGTATATTCCTGCACTTGGCTGGGCTGTGGACCAGGTGGGAGGCCCCCAGATACGGAATATAGGAACCATTGGGGGAAATGTCTGTAACGGTGTGACCAGCGCGGACAGCGCCGCGGTTCTCTTTACGCTGAACGCGGTTTTGGAACTGACAGGTGAAGAGGGCACGAGAAAGGTGCCTGTTACAGAGTTTTATACCGGTCCGGGCCGGACGGTACGGGAACACGCAGAGATTCTTACCGCTATTAAAATCACCAGGGAAAACTACGAAGGATTTTACGGGCATTATACTAAATATGGAAAACGGAATGCTATGGAGATCGCCACCCTGGGCTGTGCGGTACATGTGAAATTAAGTGAAGATAAAAAACAAATGGAAGACTTCCGGCTGGGGTTCGGGGTGGCTGCGCCTACACCCATACGCTGTTATCAGACGGAGAAAAGGGTAAAAGGCATGGATATAACAAACCCGGAATTATACGAGAGGATACGGGAAGGGGCAGTATCGGAGGTGACACCCCGTTCAAGCTGGCGCGCATCCAGGGAATTCCGCCTTCAGCTTGTGCGTGAGCTGTCTGTGCGTACTGCAAAAGAAGCCATAGAAAAAGCAGCGGGAGGTGAGGCGGATGCTTAA
- a CDS encoding amidohydrolase family protein — translation MRKEGKKADTFILKGNICYSKTEKEVTTIPHAYLVCRDGICQGVFESLPDDYKEYPLTDYGDALILPGLVDLHLHAPQYAFTGLGMDMELLEWLDTRTFPEEGRYGDMEYAQKAYRIFTEDLKKSATTRACIFATRHVPATILLMDMLEEAGLQAMVGKVNMDRNAPDYLCEDSPEKSAEDTLLWLREVKGKYKNVKPILTPRFIPSCSDRLMEMLSEIRREYDLPVQSHLSENKGEITWVKELCPWSSFYGDAYERFGMFGGTYPAVMAHCVHPTEEEIALMKKNQVFAAHCPHSNTDLSSGAAPIRRYLKEGIRVGLGSDIAGGHVLSLFQVMVGAVQASKLRWRLLDETQKPLMVEEVFYMGTKGGGAFFGQVGSFEKGYEFDAVIVDDTRLETPRELSLKERLERVVYLSDDRDIAGKYAAGRRII, via the coding sequence ATGAGAAAAGAGGGAAAAAAGGCAGATACCTTTATATTGAAAGGAAATATCTGCTACAGCAAGACCGAAAAAGAAGTAACTACAATCCCCCATGCATATCTGGTATGCAGGGACGGCATCTGCCAGGGCGTATTTGAGAGTCTGCCGGATGATTACAAAGAGTATCCCCTGACAGATTACGGGGATGCGCTGATCCTTCCCGGGCTGGTGGATCTGCACCTGCATGCACCCCAGTATGCGTTTACAGGGCTTGGCATGGATATGGAGCTTCTGGAGTGGCTGGATACCAGGACATTTCCCGAGGAGGGCAGGTACGGGGATATGGAATATGCCCAAAAAGCATACCGTATTTTTACAGAAGATCTGAAAAAAAGCGCAACCACCAGGGCTTGTATCTTTGCCACACGCCATGTTCCGGCTACCATTCTCTTGATGGATATGCTGGAGGAGGCAGGTCTGCAGGCAATGGTGGGAAAAGTAAATATGGACCGGAATGCGCCGGACTATCTCTGTGAGGACAGCCCGGAAAAATCCGCGGAGGACACCCTTTTGTGGCTGAGGGAAGTAAAGGGGAAATACAAGAATGTAAAACCAATCCTTACCCCCCGGTTTATTCCAAGCTGTTCGGACCGTCTGATGGAAATGCTGAGTGAGATCCGCAGGGAATATGACCTTCCGGTGCAGTCCCACCTCTCTGAAAATAAAGGAGAGATCACATGGGTGAAGGAGCTTTGCCCCTGGTCTTCTTTTTACGGGGATGCGTATGAGCGGTTCGGCATGTTCGGGGGAACCTATCCGGCTGTCATGGCACACTGTGTGCATCCTACGGAGGAAGAGATCGCACTTATGAAGAAAAACCAAGTCTTTGCCGCTCATTGTCCTCACTCCAACACGGATTTGTCTTCCGGGGCCGCACCCATTCGGAGATATCTTAAGGAAGGCATACGCGTGGGACTGGGGAGTGATATTGCCGGGGGCCATGTGCTCTCCCTGTTTCAGGTGATGGTGGGGGCTGTGCAGGCTTCCAAACTCCGCTGGCGGCTGCTGGATGAAACACAAAAGCCGCTCATGGTAGAGGAAGTGTTTTATATGGGTACAAAGGGAGGCGGTGCCTTCTTTGGACAGGTGGGAAGCTTTGAAAAAGGATATGAATTTGACGCGGTGATCGTGGATGACACCAGATTGGAGACGCCCAGGGAACTGTCTTTGAAAGAGCGTCTGGAGCGTGTGGTATATCTGTCAGATGACAGGGATATAGCCGGGAAATATGCGGCAGGGAGAAGGATCATTTAA
- a CDS encoding glycoside hydrolase family 31 protein: MKITSYEKTDDGVVIFTEDGRFFIQGCGPKILRCVYTKKDRILQESALTIRRPSCPPLKVSGEGDGLRIRAQKASLEICKKTGQFTFRKPDGTLLLELSGQELSDTPVEVYSTGKEKPVIERVKTVDGERSFVKNLAPRTDHMAYRAKLYFSWQDEEQIHGLGQGEEGIYDYRGNVQYLYQHNMRIPIPFLVSDRGYGILADCGSLMTFGDDARGSYLFLDTVEQLDYYFIAGDTLDEIVSGFRTLTGKAVMLPKWAFGYVQSKEAYKSQQELVDVAKEYRKRKVPLDCIVQDWLTWEDGCWGNKVVDKTRYPDLPQAMEELHRMHVHTMVSVWPNMNGGTENHKEFEEAGYLLHDLSTYDAFQEEARKMYWKQAEKDLFFGGFDSWWCDSTEPFSGADWNGGELREPWERYALVGGEHKKFLGPLKANLYAAAHAKGIYENQRMAAPDKRVLNLTRSGYASSQRYGTVLWSGDTCATWKNFKIQITEGLNFCMSGMPYWTLDIGGFFTVREKWQNRGCSCNTDPAPKWFWKGDYEEGVRDLGYRELYVRWFQYGAFLPMFRSHGTDTPREIWNFGEPGEMFYDALLSALHLRYRLMPYIYSLAGMVYWEDYTMLRSLLFDFSQDKTAGRVDREFMFGSSLLICPVTEPMYYEKESRPLNREKTWKCYLPKGAGWYGLQDGNYYEGGQWIEAKADISSIPVFVKAGSILPMERGLTYAQEEVDSALEFHIYPGRDVCFTLYEDAGDGYDYEQGRCNRISLKWTDGERLLEIGAAQYDFLQSIKHRKCVAVCSGIRKEFIYKGEPMKVSL; this comes from the coding sequence ATGAAAATAACAAGCTATGAAAAGACAGATGACGGTGTAGTGATCTTCACAGAAGACGGACGTTTTTTTATCCAGGGATGCGGTCCTAAAATACTGCGCTGTGTGTATACGAAAAAGGACAGGATTCTGCAGGAGTCAGCCCTTACTATCAGACGGCCCTCATGTCCTCCTCTGAAAGTCAGCGGGGAGGGGGACGGACTGCGGATCCGGGCGCAAAAAGCCAGTCTGGAGATCTGTAAAAAGACCGGGCAGTTCACATTTAGAAAGCCGGACGGAACGCTTCTATTGGAACTGAGCGGGCAGGAGTTGTCGGATACCCCTGTGGAAGTGTATTCCACAGGTAAAGAGAAGCCGGTCATTGAGCGGGTAAAGACCGTGGATGGTGAGAGAAGCTTTGTGAAAAACCTGGCGCCCCGTACGGACCATATGGCATACAGAGCAAAACTGTATTTTTCCTGGCAGGACGAGGAGCAGATCCACGGGCTGGGACAGGGGGAGGAAGGCATTTACGACTACAGAGGGAATGTCCAGTACCTCTACCAGCATAATATGCGTATACCCATACCGTTTCTGGTATCAGACAGGGGATATGGCATTTTAGCTGACTGCGGTTCCCTTATGACATTCGGGGATGATGCCAGAGGTTCCTATCTGTTTCTGGATACTGTGGAACAGCTCGATTATTATTTTATTGCAGGTGATACCCTGGATGAGATTGTGTCGGGCTTTCGGACGCTGACCGGCAAAGCGGTCATGCTTCCTAAGTGGGCATTCGGTTATGTACAGTCAAAGGAGGCTTATAAAAGCCAGCAGGAACTTGTGGATGTGGCAAAGGAATACAGAAAAAGAAAGGTGCCCCTGGACTGTATTGTACAGGACTGGCTTACCTGGGAAGATGGCTGCTGGGGCAATAAAGTGGTGGATAAGACCCGGTATCCGGACTTGCCTCAAGCTATGGAAGAGCTCCACAGGATGCATGTGCACACCATGGTATCAGTTTGGCCGAATATGAATGGGGGAACAGAGAACCATAAAGAATTTGAGGAGGCGGGATACCTGCTACACGACCTTTCCACCTATGATGCATTTCAGGAAGAAGCAAGGAAAATGTACTGGAAGCAGGCGGAAAAGGATTTGTTCTTTGGCGGATTTGATTCCTGGTGGTGTGATTCCACAGAGCCTTTCAGCGGGGCGGACTGGAATGGAGGAGAATTAAGAGAACCCTGGGAGCGGTACGCACTGGTAGGGGGAGAACATAAAAAATTTCTGGGGCCTTTAAAGGCAAACCTTTACGCTGCAGCCCACGCAAAGGGAATTTACGAAAACCAGAGAATGGCGGCACCGGATAAGAGGGTATTAAATCTAACCCGTTCCGGCTATGCCTCCTCCCAGCGGTACGGCACGGTTTTATGGTCAGGGGACACATGTGCCACCTGGAAGAATTTTAAAATACAGATCACAGAGGGACTGAATTTCTGTATGAGTGGAATGCCTTACTGGACGCTGGATATCGGAGGATTCTTCACCGTCAGGGAAAAATGGCAGAACCGGGGATGCAGCTGTAACACGGACCCGGCTCCCAAATGGTTCTGGAAGGGGGATTACGAGGAGGGAGTCAGGGACCTGGGATACCGGGAGCTGTATGTACGCTGGTTTCAGTACGGCGCATTTCTGCCTATGTTCCGCTCACACGGCACAGACACCCCCAGAGAAATCTGGAACTTTGGGGAACCGGGGGAGATGTTTTACGACGCGCTTCTTTCAGCACTGCATCTGCGATACCGCCTGATGCCATATATTTACTCCCTGGCCGGAATGGTTTACTGGGAGGATTATACCATGCTCAGAAGCCTGCTCTTTGATTTTTCCCAGGATAAGACAGCAGGGAGGGTGGATCGTGAGTTTATGTTTGGCAGCAGTCTGCTGATCTGTCCTGTGACGGAGCCTATGTACTATGAGAAGGAGAGCAGGCCTTTAAACAGGGAGAAGACCTGGAAGTGTTATCTGCCCAAAGGTGCAGGGTGGTATGGTCTGCAGGATGGAAACTATTATGAGGGAGGGCAGTGGATAGAGGCAAAAGCGGATATCTCGTCTATCCCTGTGTTTGTGAAAGCCGGCAGTATTCTTCCTATGGAACGGGGGCTTACCTATGCCCAGGAGGAAGTGGACAGTGCGTTAGAATTCCATATCTATCCGGGCAGGGATGTCTGCTTCACCCTCTATGAGGATGCAGGGGACGGATATGACTATGAACAGGGCAGATGCAACCGGATTTCCCTTAAGTGGACGGACGGGGAAAGACTTCTGGAAATAGGGGCAGCGCAATACGACTTTCTGCAGAGTATAAAGCACAGAAAATGCGTGGCTGTGTGCAGCGGGATAAGAAAAGAATTTATTTACAAAGGGGAACCTATGAAGGTTTCCCTGTAG